The Micromonospora sp. NBC_00421 genome contains a region encoding:
- a CDS encoding aldo/keto reductase yields MPTEITAAAAGRWTLGDRTVHRMGFGSMRITVHPDRDRALRVLRRAVELGVDHLDTAAFYVSPGGTLKVGTGPARYATDLIRAALAPYPDHLVVATKVGFRYDPTTGLQVAVGPADLRAQVEENLRRLGRDHLDLVNLRIVKRPAPDSMAERFGALAELRDAGLIRHLGLSNVRLDHLDEAQTIAPVVCVQNNYALDNRTDQDAMVRECGARGIAYVPYFTLAGGNREGGARIDHSAPVEAVARAHGATPQQVRLAWTLHQGPHVLAIPGTGDPAHLEENVAAAALRLTPDDLAALG; encoded by the coding sequence ATGCCAACCGAGATCACCGCCGCAGCGGCGGGCCGCTGGACTCTGGGTGACCGCACCGTGCACCGGATGGGGTTCGGCTCGATGCGGATCACCGTCCATCCCGACCGGGACCGGGCGCTGCGCGTGCTGCGTCGGGCCGTCGAACTGGGCGTCGACCATCTCGACACCGCCGCCTTCTACGTCTCGCCGGGCGGCACGTTGAAGGTCGGCACCGGCCCCGCCCGGTACGCCACCGACCTGATCCGCGCCGCCCTCGCCCCGTACCCCGACCACCTGGTCGTCGCCACCAAGGTCGGCTTCCGGTACGACCCGACGACCGGGTTGCAGGTGGCGGTCGGCCCGGCCGACCTGCGCGCCCAGGTGGAGGAGAACCTGCGCCGGCTCGGCCGCGACCACCTCGACCTGGTCAACCTGCGGATCGTCAAACGCCCCGCGCCGGACTCCATGGCGGAACGCTTCGGGGCGCTGGCCGAGCTGCGCGACGCCGGCCTGATCCGGCACCTGGGCCTGTCCAACGTCCGACTCGACCATCTCGACGAGGCACAGACCATCGCCCCGGTGGTCTGTGTACAGAACAACTACGCCCTGGACAACCGCACCGACCAGGACGCGATGGTCCGTGAGTGCGGCGCGCGGGGCATCGCCTACGTGCCGTACTTCACCCTCGCCGGCGGCAACCGGGAGGGTGGGGCGCGCATCGACCACTCCGCGCCCGTCGAGGCCGTCGCCCGCGCCCACGGGGCCACCCCGCAGCAGGTCCGCCTCGCCTGGACCCTGCACCAGGGCCCGCACGTGCTGGCCATCCCCGGCACCGGAGATCCCGCCCACCTGGAGGAGAACGTGGCCGCTGCCGCGCTGCGCCTCACCCCCGACGACCTGGCCGCCCTGGGCTGA